The sequence CCGCTTGCCAAGTATTTTTTGTTTCCGCTCATTGACGGTTTTGTGGCAATAACTCCAGCAGCGAGAAAATTTCTTGAGGCTAACGGAGCAAAAGATGTCAGAGTAATAGGTAACCCCATAAATGTTAAGTTATTTTATCCTCAGAAAAGAATTGACGAAAGGGAGAATATCGTTTTGTTTGTAGGGCGACTTCATCCAATTAAAGGGTTAACATTCCTCCTTCTAGCCATGAAAGAACTGACTCATGAAATACCTGACATAAGATTGCTAATTGTCGGTGGTGGCCCGCTAGAACCAATGGTCAGAAAGTTATCAAAAAAATATGATTTTATCCATTATCTAGGACCAAAACCCGGTGAAGAATTACCAAAGTATTA comes from Thermoproteales archaeon and encodes:
- a CDS encoding glycosyltransferase family 4 protein yields the protein PLAKYFLFPLIDGFVAITPAARKFLEANGAKDVRVIGNPINVKLFYPQKRIDERENIVLFVGRLHPIKGLTFLLLAMKELTHEIPDIRLLIVGGGPLEPMVRKLSKKYDFIHYLGPKPGEELPKYYNTAKVFVLPSIHEPFGTVLAEAMACGTPVVGSNIEGILHVIGDAGILVAPRDYKAIKKAVKKIIKDEDLAKTLSRKSRKRIEKLFSYETVAEKYEMLFHDILTEAA